One window of Aricia agestis chromosome 20, ilAriAges1.1, whole genome shotgun sequence genomic DNA carries:
- the LOC121737329 gene encoding titin isoform X10 gives MAVPLMLPPLPAPRRFPLYLHPYRLKRRHRCPHNDVPEPLFDVERTTVVSAYQQDYDEKHVSRTTAVHHEDHLRLEGDFQQPEKPHWQPAERPKPTKPEDNLKPEGDFEKRRPEEWRPGDRAPTRRPEDNLRPEGEFTTPEKQQWQPAERPKQKRPEDNLKPEGDFEKRQPEDWRPGDRAPTRRPQDNLYPEGDFETPEKKPWKPAERREQKRPEDNLKPEGDFERRRPEEWRPGDRAPTRRPEDNLHPEGEFVTPEKQAWKPAERPKQKRPEDNLKPEGDFYQRQPEDWRPGERAPVRKPEDNLRPEGDFEKRRPEEWKPGDREPVRKPQDNLKPEGEFEKRRPEEWRPGDRAPTRRPEDNLYPEGEFVTPEKQQWKPAERPKQKRPEDNLKPEGDFERRQPEDWRPGERAPVRKPEDNLKPEGDFEKRRPEEWQPGDRAPTRRPEDNLRPEGEFETPEKTTWRPAEKREQKRPEDNLKPEGDFEKRRPEEWRPGDRAPTRRPVDNLRPEGEFETPEKPKWQPAERPKQTKPEDNLKPEGEFEKRKPEDWRPGERAPVKRPEDNLRPEGEFTTERTITQDYTVVIGERAEVIRREDNLIMEGDFTDTTTSRTEYVVKPTERPKPVRRNTWTKVEGDMMTETTSHSEFIDYSDTVERTTLATRKMDNIIQEGEIEFVTSNQNDYTQKNTLVERPQRRRTWTKEDFENIHSTEEIETLTTTQEEYQTYEHRQIKRPEMKKPKDNLKPEGDFEKPKQEEWSPAEKQKPIKPKDNLKTEGDFETPEKERWQPAERPTQKKPKDNLKPEGEFERPKEDEWRPAERRTQHKPRDNLQPEGEFERPKEDEWRPAEKQTPHKPQDNLRPEGDFETPEKERWQPAERPTQKKPKDNLKPEGEFERPKEDEWRPAERPKQKKPKDNLQPEGEFERPKEEEWRPAEKQTPRKPQDNLRPEGDFETPEKERWQPAERPTQKKPKDNLKPEGEFERPKEDEWRPAERRTQQKPRDNLQPEGEFERPKEDKWRPAEKQTPHKPQDNLRPEGDFETPEKERWQPAERPTQKKPKDNLKPEGEFERPKEGEWRPAERRTQQKPRDNLQPEGEFERPKEDEWRPAEKQTPRKPKDNLKPEGDFETPEKERWQPAERPTQKKPKDNLKPEGEFERPKEDEWRPAERRTQQKPRDNLQPEGEFERPKEDEWRPAEKQTPRKPKDNLKPEGDFETPEKERWQPAERPTQKKPKDNLKPEGEFERPKEDEWRPAERRTQQKPRDNLQPEGEFERPKEDEWRPAEKQTPLKPQDNLRPEGDFETPEKERWQPAERPTQKKPKDNLKPEGEFERPKEDEWRPAERRTQQKPRDNLQPEGEFERPKEDKWRPAEKQTPHKPQDNLRPEGDFETPEKERWQPAERPTQKKPKDNLKPEGEFERPKEDEWRPAERRTQQKPRDNLQPEGEFERPKEDQWRPAEKQTPRKPKDNLKPEGDFETPEKERWQPAERPTQKKPKDNLKPEGEFERPKEDEWRPAERRTQQKPRDNLQPEGEFERPKEDEWRPAEKQTPRKPQDNLRPEGDFETPEKERWQPAERPTQKKPKDNLKPEGEFERPKEDEWRPAERRTQQKPRDNLQPEGEFERPKEDTWRPAEKQTPHKPQDNLRPEGDFETPEKERWQPAERPTQKKPKDNLKPEGEFERPKEDEWRPAERRTQQKPRDNLQPEGEFERPKEDEWRPAEKQTPRKPKDNLKPEGDFETPEKERWQPAERPTQKKPKDNLKPEGEFERPKEDEWRPAERRTQQKPRDNLQPEGEFERPKEDEWRPAEKQTPRKPQDNLRPEGDFETPEKERWQPAERPTQKKPKDNLKPEGEFERPKEDEWRPAERRTQQKPRDNLQPEGEFERPKEDKWRPAEKQTPHKPQDNLRPEGDFETPEKERWQPAERPTQKKPKDNLKPEGEFERPKEDEWRPAERPKQKKPKDNLQPEGQFERPKEEQWRPAEKQTPHKPKDNLKPEGHFETPEKTRWQPAERPEQKKPEDNLRPEGDFERPKEKGWQPAEKQTPKKPKDNLKPEGDFETPEKQRWQPAERPTQKKPQDNLRPEGDFEKPTPTKWQPAERPKPKKPEDNLKPEGPMDTTRRTDYNVVKGERMDVVKHEDHLKMEGVIDVRRSRDDYKRIDKTEKVIIRKHEDNLRTEGEFIDLQVRNDYGATKGERAPVVKPKDNLKPDGKFYKPEVVPSQPAEKRKPFKHVDNILISRDTDIHKQKLDRVDIIRREDNLKIEGEFIDMKQKSDYDVVTNNRTAITNDRTAIVKHEDNLKMEGTMENTRSSDTYRVVKGQRVKLIRREDNLKIEGVFEDHTRRDDYKIHKDQCKSITHQTDDKVYKNVHDRTQNGETHTIIKNIDESDVNNKTFVTRYETIERKGPIEESPRPKDVQNSTRPKDLKHGPEGQKPQSQRPKWGKPDENIFVPRDSHPTGDYPDGSRPKPENVDRTSPGPRDVRHPVHDTPSRGSPVKQYPGGYSEQTITNIVRDGSNTVLSDVSSSTVHTKHDVSHTHYDHSTKTSQHETHRKVTGVVTDKPTNGGPSRHSTPSRQGTPFSQDTPSRQGTPSRQDMPIRQGTPDRHTPHQHLPSNQVNRFEDSSEVTSNTQQQNYINNKNISHTQYDQSTRTSQIATHKEVTESVTNKIHTHDQIKEDTHDRIDYSKQTPKDQIDSPQTRYPENQKNVHHATHVTGVNQENINLSDKSISRHTNDKNIISSKVDSKTVKNLSSSTTKTIKQVTEKKLIGGKWVSVTKNVEVEVSNTPVTGNIKSPLNQPINSRPRKPSSAFSDTSSDVTNVGPSRHGTPSRQGTPFSQDTPSRQGTPSRQDTPSRQDMPIRQGTPERHTPHQHLPSNQVNRFEDSSEVTSNTQQQNYMKNKNISHTQYDQSTSTSQMATHKTVTESVTNKIHTHGQIKEDMHDRIDYSKQTPKGQIDSPQTRYPENQQNVHHVTHVKGVNQKNINLSDKSISRHTNDKNISSKVDSKTVQNLSSSTTKTIKQVTEKKLLGGKWVNVTKNVEVEVSNTPVNGNIKSPLNQPIDSRPRKPSSAFSDTSSDVGSQKYQNNKVGRNVSDSTFIINERENENMTRSTQHSSSDSRVSKHSSDNITHKITSNQTVSHGVRQGGHQIQENIVSRSHGSVNQSGQVINQSTHSSDIQNVRNVDHTQRRHVTHVDNATPHHTSNQNLNTTYNVRSSDQRVSSNVASVTNAFVQHENVRQGSNRSHLSDSVTKTSIEFQKAMHGGDSSNSTSTVDASKRTGHHKRTSDLITDSSNTNVVLHRKGVQSTNEAHHSTSSTAAAQRKSITNLNERGDYISNSTQSADRKSISSMHRSTRDNIAFISQHTDNTDVRRQVRRDGQSTLVEERQPRALVRDNLHVGGELYGRSEARSYGNSSRSDKNEISSSVQRVERVARHGSTSSFVLGDGGTSYKREFTTHVHGTCPATLIESSRTPFKHTRDSREHKFYTAKVTKS, from the exons ATGGCAGTACCTCTGATGCTGCCTCCTCTGCCAGCCCCCAGAAGATTCCCTCTATACCTTCACCCTTATCGCTTGAAAAG GCGTCACCGCTGCCCACACAACGATGTCCCGGAGCCATTGTTCGATGTGGAGCGCACGACCGTGGTCTCCGCGTACCAACAGGACTACGATGAGAAGCACGTCAGCCGCACCACCGCCGTCCACCATGAGGACCACCTGCGCCTCGAGGGAGACTTCCAGCAGCCAGAGAAACCACATTGGCAACCCGCCGAGCGGCCCAAGCCCACGAAACCCGAGGACAATCTGAAACCGGAGGGCGACTTCGAAAAACGACGCCCCGAGGAGTGGCGCCCCGGCGACAGAGCTCCCACTCGGCGCCCCGAAGACAACCTACGCCCCGAGGGAGAATTCACCACCCCAGAGAAACAGCAGTGGCAACCGGCCGAGAGACCGAAACAGAAGAGACCGGAGGACAACCTCAAACCCGAGGGAGACTTCGAGAAACGTCAACCCGAGGATTGGCGTCCCGGTGACAGAGCGCCGACTCGACGCCCGCAAGATAACTTGTATCCCGAAGGTGACTTTGAGACTCCCGAGAAAAAACCGTGGAAGCCAGCTGAAAGACGCGAACAAAAGAGACCCGAAGACAATTTGAAACCTGAGGGTGATTTCGAGAGGCGTAGACCGGAGGAGTGGCGTCCGGGTGACAGAGCTCCGACTCGTCGCCCCGAGGACAACTTACATCCTGAAGGCGAATTTGTTACCCCTGAAAAACAAGCCTGGAAGCCGGCCGAAAGACCGAAGCAAAAGAGACCAGAAGATAATCTTAAGCCCGAAGGTGACTTTTACCAGCGCCAGCCAGAGGATTGGCGCCCCGGTGAGAGAGCTCCAGTGCGTAAACCTGAAGACAATCTTCGGCCGGAAGGTGATTTTGAAAAGAGGAGACCAGAAGAATGGAAACCTGGAGACAGGGAACCCGTTCGAAAGCCCCAAGACAATTTGAAACCGGAAGGTGAATTCGAGAAACGGCGACCTGAAGAATGGCGTCCGGGTGATAGGGCACCGACTCGTCGTCCTGAAGACAATTTATACCCAGAAGGCGAGTTTGTGACACCCGAAAAGCAGCAGTGGAAACCAGCTGAACGACCGAAGCAAAAGAGACCAGAGGACAACCTAAAACCGGAGGGTGATTTTGAGAGACGTCAACCGGAGGATTGGCGTCCAGGTGAGAGAGCACCGGTTCGTAAGCCGGAAGATAATCTTAAGCCTGAAGGTGACTTTGAAAAGCGCCGACCCGAAGAATGGCAACCTGGTGACAGGGCTCCAACTCGCCGTCCCGAAGATAATTTACGTCCCGAAGGTGAATTCGAGACTCCTGAGAAGACCACTTGGAGGCCAGCAGAAAAGCGGGAGCAGAAGAGACCCGAAGACAACTTAAAGCCAGAAGGAGATTTCGAAAAGAGAAGACCAGAGGAATGGCGCCCTGGTGACAGGGCACCGACCCGTCGCCCGGTTGATAATCTCCGCCCTGAAGGAGAGTTTGAGACTCCAGAGAAGCCAAAATGGCAACCAGCCGAAAGACCAAAACAAACCAAACCCGAAGACAATCTGAAACCTGAAGGCGAATTCGAAAAAAGAAAGCCAGAAGATTGGCGTCCAGGTGAAAGAGCACCAGTAAAACGTCCTGAAGATAACCTGAGGCCGGAGGGAGAATTCACCACTGAACGAACAATCACACAAGATTATACTGTTGTGATTGGTGAAAGGGCTGAAGTAATACGGCGAGAAGATAATCTTATAATGGAGGGagatttcacag ATACAACCACTTCTCGTACAGAGTATGTTGTAAAACCTACGGAAAGGCCAAAACCAGTGCGAAGAAATACATGGACAAAGGTGGAAGGCGACATGATGACTGAGACGACAAGCCACTCTGAATTCATCGATTATTCTGATACAGTCGAAAGAACGACTCTTGCTACTCGCAAAATGGATAACATAATACAGGAAGGAGAAATCGAGTTTGTTACTTCAAACCAAAATGACTATACACAGAAAAATACATTGGTTGAGCGTCCACAAAGACGAAGAACATGGACAAAGGAAGATTTCGAAAATATTCACTCGACAGAAGAAATAGAAACACTTACCACAACTCAAGAGGAATATCAAACGTATGAACATAGGCAAATTAAACGACCAGAAATGAAGAAACCTAAAGATAATCTTAAGCCAGAAGGAGATTTTGAAAAACCGAAACAAGAGGAATGGTCTCCTGCTGAAAAACAAAAACCAATAAAACCAAAAGACAATCTTAAGACTGAAGGTGACTTTGAAACTCCAGAAAAAGAGCGATGGCAACCAGCTGAACGACCGACTCAGAAGAAACCTAAAGACAATTTAAAACCTGAGGGTGAATTTGAGCGACCGAAAGAGGATGAGTGGAGGCCTGCTGAACGTCGTACACAACATAAACCTAGAGATAACTTACAACCAGAAGGTGAATTCGAAAGACCTAAAGAAGATGAATGGAGACCAGCTGAGAAACAGACTCCACACAAACCACAAGACAATCTCAGACCCGAGGGTGACTTTGAAACCCCGGAAAAGGAGCGGTGGCAACCAGCTGAACGACCGACTCAGAAGAAACCGAAAGACAATTTGAAACCTGAGGGTGAATTTGAGCGACCAAAAGAGGATGAGTGGAGACCTGCCGAGCGACCTAAACAAAAGAAACCTAAGGATAACCTACAACCAGAAGGTGAATTCGAAAGACCTAAAGAAGAAGAATGGAGACCAGCTGAGAAACAGACTCCACGCAAACCACAAGATAATCTCAGACCTGAGGGTGACTTCGAAACCCCAGAAAAGGAGAGGTGGCAACCAGCTGAACGACCGACCCAGAAGAAACCTAAAGACAATTTGAAACCTGAGGGTGAATTTGAGCGACCGAAAGAGGATGAGTGGAGGCCTGCTGAACGTCGTACACAACAGAAACCAAGAGATAACTTACAACCAGAAGGTGAATTCGAAAGACCTAAAGAAGATAAATGGAGACCAGCTGAGAAACAGACTCCACACAAACCGCAAGACAATCTCAGACCCGAGGGTGACTTTGAAACCCCAGAAAAGGAGAGGTGGCAACCAGCAGAACGACCGACCCAGAAGAAACCTAAAGACAATTTGAAACCTGAGGGTGAATTTGAGCGACCAAAAGAGGGTGAGTGGAGGCCCGCTGAACGTCGTACACAACAGAAACCTAGAGATAACTTACAACCAGAAGGTGAATTCGAAAGACCTAAAGAAGATGAATGGAGACCAGCTGAAAAACAGACACCGCGGAAACCAAAAGATAATCTCAAACCAGAAGGTGACTTTGAAACCCCAGAAAAGGAGCGGTGGCAACCAGCGGAACGACCGACCCAGAAGAAACCTAAAGACAATTTGAAACCTGAGGGTGAATTTGAGCGACCTAAAGAGGATGAGTGGAGGCCAGCTGAACGTCGTACACAACAGAAACCTAGAGATAACTTACAACCAGAAGGTGAATTCGAAAGACCTAAAGAAGATGAATGGAGACCAGCTGAAAAACAGACACCGCGGAAACCAAAAGATAATCTCAAACCAGAAGGTGACTTTGAAACTCCCGAAAAGGAGCGATGGCAGCCAGCTGAACGGCCAACTCAGAAAAAGCCTAAAGACAACTTAAAACCTGAGGGTGAGTTTGAGAGACCAAAAGAGGATGAGTGGAGGCCAGCTGAACGTCGTACACAACAGAAACCTAGAGATAACTTACAACCAGAAGGTGAATTCGAAAGACCTAAAGAAGATGAATGGAGACCAGCTGAAAAACAGACACCGCTTAAACCACAAGACAATCTCAGACCTGAGGGTGACTTCGAAACCCCAGAAAAGGAGAGGTGGCAACCAGCTGAACGACCGACCCAGAAGAAACCTAAAGACAATTTGAAACCTGAGGGTGAATTTGAGCGACCGAAAGAGGATGAGTGGAGGCCTGCTGAACGTCGTACACAACAGAAACCAAGAGATAACTTACAACCAGAAGGTGAATTCGAAAGACCTAAAGAAGATAAATGGAGACCAGCTGAGAAACAGACTCCACACAAACCGCAAGACAATCTCAGACCTGAGGGTGACTTCGAAACCCCAGAAAAGGAGAGGTGGCAACCAGCTGAACGACCGACCCAGAAGAAACCTAAAGACAATTTGAAACCTGAGGGTGAATTTGAGCGACCGAAAGAGGATGAGTGGAGGCCTGCTGAACGTCGTACACAACAGAAACCAAGAGATAACTTACAACCAGAAGGTGAATTCGAAAGACCTAAAGAAGATCAATGGAGACCAGCTGAAAAACAGACACCGCGGAAACCAAAAGATAATCTCAAACCAGAAGGTGACTTTGAAACTCCCGAAAAGGAGCGATGGCAGCCAGCTGAACGGCCAACTCAGAAAAAGCCTAAAGACAACTTGAAACCTGAGGGTGAGTTTGAGAGACCAAAAGAGGATGAGTGGAGGCCAGCTGAACGTCGTACACAACAGAAACCTAGAGATAACTTACAACCAGAAGGTGAATTCGAAAGACCTAAAGAAGATGAATGGAGACCAGCTGAAAAACAGACACCGCGGAAACCACAAGACAATCTCAGACCTGAGGGTGACTTCGAAACCCCAGAAAAGGAGAGGTGGCAACCAGCTGAACGACCGACCCAGAAGAAACCTAAAGACAATTTGAAACCTGAAGGTGAATTTGAGCGACCGAAAGAGGATGAGTGGAGGCCTGCTGAACGTCGTACACAACAGAAACCAAGAGATAACTTACAACCAGAAGGTGAATTCGAAAGACCTAAAGAAGATACATGGAGACCAGCTGAGAAACAGACTCCACACAAACCGCAAGACAATCTCAGACCCGAGGGTGACTTTGAAACCCCAGAAAAGGAGAGGTGGCAACCAGCGGAACGACCGACCCAGAAGAAACCTAAAGACAATTTGAAACCTGAGGGTGAATTTGAGCGACCAAAAGAGGATGAGTGGAGGCCCGCTGAACGTCGTACACAACAGAAACCTAGAGATAACTTACAACCAGAAGGTGAATTCGAAAGACCTAAAGAAGATGAATGGAGACCAGCTGAAAAACAGACACCGCGGAAACCAAAAGATAATCTCAAACCAGAAGGTGACTTTGAAACTCCCGAAAAAGAGCGATGGCAGCCAGCTGAACGGCCAACTCAGAAAAAGCCTAAAGACAACTTGAAACCTGAGGGTGAGTTTGAGAGACCAAAAGAGGATGAGTGGAGGCCAGCTGAACGTCGTACACAACAGAAACCTAGAGATAACTTACAACCAGAAGGTGAATTCGAAAGACCTAAAGAAGATGAATGGAGACCAGCTGAAAAACAGACACCGCGGAAACCACAAGACAATCTCAGACCTGAGGGTGACTTCGAAACCCCAGAAAAGGAGAGGTGGCAACCAGCTGAACGACCGACCCAGAAGAAACCTAAAGACAATTTGAAACCTGAGGGTGAATTTGAGCGACCGAAAGAGGATGAGTGGAGGCCTGCTGAACGTCGTACGCAACAGAAACCAAGAGATAACTTACAACCAGAAGGTGAATTCGAAAGACCTAAAGAAGATAAATGGAGACCAGCTGAGAAACAGACTCCACACAAACCGCAAGACAATCTCAGACCCGAGGGTGACTTTGAAACCCCAGAAAAGGAGCGGTGGCAACCAGCTGAACGACCGACTCAAAAGAAACCGAAAGACAACTTGAAACCCGAGGGTGAGTTTGAGAGACCAAAAGAGGATGAGTGGAGGCCTGCTGAACGTCCTAAACAGAAGAAACCCAAAGATAACCTACAGCCAGAGGGTCAATTTGAGAGACCAAAGGAAGAACAATGGAGACCAGCAGAAAAACAAACTCCTCACAAGCCAAAAGATAATCTTAAACCTGAAGGTCACTTTGAAACTCCTGAAAAAACGCGCTGGCAACCAGCTGAAAGACCTGAACAGAAGAAACCGGAAGACAACTTAAGACCTGAGGGAGACTTTGAAAGGCCGAAAGAAAAAGGATGGCAGCCAGCTGAAAAACAGACGCCGAAAAAACCGAAGGACAATCTGAAGCCAGAAGGTGATTTTGAAACTCCAGAAAAACAAAGATGGCAACCAGCTGAACGACCAACTCAAAAGAAACCTCAAGATAATCTTAGACCCGAAGGAGACTTTGAAAAGCCGACACCTACGAAATGGCAACCAGCGGAAAGGCCAAAGCCTAAGAAACCAGAAGATAACCTGAAGCCTGAAGGACCAATGGATACAACTCGAAGAACCGACTATAACGTAGTTAAAGGGGAACGTATGGACGTAGTCAAACATGAAGATCATTTGAAAATGGAGGGAGTCATCGATGTTCGTCGTTCAAGAGACGATTATAAACGTATCGATAAAACAGAAAAAGTCATTATTCGAAAGCATGAAGATAATTTACGCACTGAAGGAGAATTTATTGATTTACAAGTACGCAATGATTACGGTGCTACAAAAGGTGAGAGAGCTCCAGTCGTTAAGCCAAAAGACAACCTTAAGCCAGATGGTAAATTCTATAAGCCAGAAGTCGTTCCGTCGCAACCAGCTGAGAAACGCAAACCATTTAAACATGTTGATAATATTCTTATTAGTCGAGACACCGATATTCATAAACAGAAACTAGACAGGGTTGATATTATACGAAGGGAAGACAATCTCAAAATTGAAGGTGAATTTATAGACATGAAGCAAAAGAGTGATTATGACGTCGTCACTAATAATAGAACTGCGATTACTAATGATAGAACTGCTATAGTAAAGCATGAAGATAATCTTAAAATGGAAGGCACTATGGAAAATACTCGCTCTTCAGACACATACCGTGTAGTCAAAGGTCAAAGAGTGAAACTTATACGAAGAGAAgataatttgaaaattgaagGTGTCTTTGAAGACCACACTCGTAGAGATGattataaaattcataaagATCAATGTAAGTCTATAACTCATCAAACAGATgataaagtttataaaaatgttCATGACAGGACACAAAACGGTGAAACGCAcactattattaaaaatattgatgaaAGTGATGTAAATAATAAGACGTTTGTCACAAGGTATGAAACTATTGAAAGAAAGGGACCAATTGAAGAGTCACCACGTCCAAAAGATGTACAAAATTCAACAAGACCAAAAGATTTGAAACATGGTCCTGAAGGGCAAAAACCTCAAAGTCAAAGACCAAAATGGGGAAAACctgatgaaaatatatttgttcctAGAGACTCTCACCCAACAGGTGACTATCCCGATGGCAGCAGGCCAAAACCAGAAAATGTAGACCGCACAAGTCCTGGACCAAGAGATGTACGTCATCCAGTGCACGATACTCCTTCACGCGGATCACCTGTAAAACAATATCCTGGTGGCTATTCTGAACAAACTATAACAAATATTGTAAGAGACGGTTCAAATACTGTACTATCGGATGTTTCTTCTAGTACTGTTCACACAAAACATGACGTTTCCCATACACATTATGATCATAGCACCAAAACATCGCAACATGAAACGCACAGGAAGGTTACTGGAGTTGTTACAGATAAACCAACTAATGGAGGACCGTCAAGACATAGTACACCTTCAAGACAAGGCACGCCTTTTTCACAAGATACGCCTTCAAGGCAAGGCACGCCCTCAAGGCAAGACATGCCCATAAGACAAGGCACGCCTGATCGCCATACACCACACCAACATTTGCCTAGTAACCAAGTTAATCGCTTTGAAGATTCAAGTGAAGTGACTTCAAATACCCAGCAACAAAATTACatcaacaataaaaatatttcacataCACAATATGATCAAAGTACCAGAACCTCTCAAATAGCAACGCATAAGGAAGTTACAGAGTCGGTTACGAATAAAATACATACCCACGATCAAATCAAAGAAGATACGCATGACCGAATTGATTATTCAAAACAAACACCCAAAGATCAAATAGATAGCCCACAAACACGCTACCCTGAAAATCAAAAAAATGTACATCATGCAACACATGTGACAGGAGTTAATCAGGAAAATATCAACTTGTCGGATAAATCTATATCACGTCACACGAACgataagaatataatatcttCAAAGGTGGATTCAAAAACCGTTAAAAACTTATCCAGTTCcacaacaaaaactataaaacaAGTCACCGAGAAAAAGTTGATAGGGGGTAAATGGGTTAGTGTTACTAAGAATGTTGAGGTTGAAGTTTCCAACACTCCTGTTACTGGGAATATAAAGAGCCCATTGAACCAACCAATTAATAGTCGTCCACGCAAGCCCTCATCAGCCTTTTCTGATACGTCCAGTGACGTAACTAATGTAGGACCGTCAAGACATGGTACACCTTCAAGACAAGGCACGCCTTTTTCACAAGATACGCCTTCAAGGCAAGGAACACCCTCAAGGCAAGACACACCCTCAAGGCAAGACATGCCCATAAGACAAGGCACGCCTGAACGCCATACACCACACCAACATTTGCCTAGTAATCAAGTTAATCGCTTTGAAGATTCAAGTGAAGTGACTTCAAATACCCAGCAACAAAATtacatgaaaaataaaaatatttcacataCACAATATGATCAAAGTACCAGCACCTCTCAAATGGCAACGCATAAGACAGTCACAGAGTCGGTTACGAATAAAATACATACCCACGGTCAAATCAAAGAAGATATGCATGACCGAATTGATTATTCAAAACAAACGCCTAAAGGTCAAATAGATAGCCCACAAACTCGCTACCCTGAAAATCAACAAAATGTACATCATGTAACACATGTGAAAGGAGTTAAtcagaaaaatattaacttgtCGGATAAATCTATATCACGTCACACGAACGATAAGAATATATCTTCAAAGGTGGATTCAAAAACCGTTCAAAATCTATCCAGTTCCACAACAAAAACCATAAAACAGGTCACCGAGAAAAAGTTGCTAGGTGGTAAATGGGTTAATGTTACTAAGAATGTTGAGGTTGAAGTTTCCAACACTCCTGTTAATGGGAATATTAAGAGCCCATTGAACCAACCAATTGATAGTCGTCCACGCAAGCCCTCATCAGCCTTTTCTGATACGTCCAGTGACGTAGGCTCgcaaaaatatcaaaacaatAAAGTCGGTCGTAATGTATCAGACTCTACGTTTATAATCAACGAAAGAGAAAATGAAAACATGACAAGATCTACTCAACACTCTTCGTCAGATAGCAGAGTATCGAAACATAGCTCTGACAATATAACACATAAGATAACATCAAACCAGACGGTTTCTCATGGTGTTCGGCAAGGTGGCCACCAAATTCAAGAAAACATAGTGTCGCGAAGCCACGGAAGCGTTAACCAATCGGGACAAGTAATAAATCAATCTACTCACTCCTCTGATATTCAAAACGTTCGTAACGTTGACCACACGCAGCGCAGACATGTCACACACGTGGATAATGCTACGCCGCATCAtacatcaaatcaaaatttgAATACGACTTACAACGTCCGATCGTCCGATCAACGAGTCTCCAGCAACGTAGCCAGCGTCACGAATGCCTTCGTCCAACATGAAAATGTCAGACAGGGTTCGAACAGGAGCCACTTGAGCGACAGCGTAACTAAGACGAGTATCGAATTTCAGAAAGCTATGCACGGCGGAGACAGCAGTAACTCTACATCGACGGTCGATGCCTCAAAACGGACCGGGCACCATAAAAGAACTTCCGATCTGATAACAGACTCGTCGAACACGAACGTCGTTCTTCATCGCAAAGGGGTGCAATCTACTAACGAAGCTCACCATTCGACGAGCTCCACGGCAGCGGCGCAGCGCAAGAGCATTACCAATCTGAACGAGCGCGGAGACTACATCAGTAATTCGACGCAGAGCGCCGACAGGAAAAGCATAAGCTCCATGCATCGCTCGACGCGCGATAACATAGCTTTCATATCGCAGCACACCGATAATACGGACGTCCGCCGTCAAGTGAGAAGAGACGGTCAGTCCACCTTGGTCGAGGAGAGGCAGCCACGCGCATTGGTCAGGGATAATCTTCACGTCGGCGGTGAACTCTACGGTCGTTCCGAAGCACGCTCGTATGGAAACTCCTCGAGATCTGATAAGAACGAGATCAGCAGCAGCGTGCAGAGGGTTGAGCGCGTCGCACGCCACGGCAGTACGTCTAGCTTCGTGCTCGGGGACGGTGGCACCAGCTACAAGCGCGAGTTCACCACCCACGTGCACGGAACTTGCCCGGCTACGCTCATAGAATCGTCCCGCACTCCGTTCAAACACACTCGTGATTCTCGTGAACACAAATTTTATACCGCTAAAGTAACTAAATCCTAA